The following proteins are encoded in a genomic region of Sorangiineae bacterium MSr12523:
- a CDS encoding enoyl-CoA hydratase-related protein, which produces MSSKVLTEVIDHIFVITISRPEKRNCVDGETAALLTAAWKRFRDDEALWVAILTGAGEEAFCAGADLTAIAELGPGLDASPSKMRQFIAHGEGYLGYTRQTDIYKPILCAINGHALAGGLELACLGDIRIVEEHAEMGVACRRFNVPLVDGGTQRLPRIVGMGRAMELILTGRFIKSDEALRIGLANEIVPRGASRVRTIELAQRLCELPQGAMRSDKQAALMGWGRPLEEGLRIEAELGQYAIRSRDIIEGALSFAQKRKPNFTQDD; this is translated from the coding sequence ATGAGCAGCAAAGTCCTCACCGAGGTGATCGATCATATTTTCGTCATCACCATTTCGCGCCCCGAGAAGCGCAACTGCGTCGACGGCGAAACGGCCGCATTGCTCACGGCGGCGTGGAAGCGTTTTCGCGATGACGAAGCGCTGTGGGTCGCCATCCTCACCGGCGCCGGCGAAGAAGCGTTTTGCGCGGGCGCGGATCTCACGGCGATCGCGGAGCTCGGGCCCGGCCTCGATGCATCGCCGTCGAAGATGCGGCAGTTCATCGCGCACGGCGAGGGCTACCTCGGCTACACGCGGCAGACCGACATTTACAAGCCGATCCTCTGCGCCATCAACGGCCACGCACTCGCCGGAGGACTCGAGCTCGCGTGCCTCGGCGACATCCGCATCGTCGAGGAGCACGCCGAAATGGGAGTCGCCTGCCGCCGATTCAACGTTCCGCTTGTCGATGGCGGAACCCAGCGGCTGCCACGCATCGTGGGCATGGGCCGCGCGATGGAGCTCATTTTAACGGGGCGATTCATCAAGTCCGACGAAGCGCTCCGTATAGGGCTCGCCAACGAGATTGTACCACGCGGCGCGTCACGTGTGCGGACCATTGAATTGGCGCAACGACTCTGCGAGCTTCCACAGGGAGCGATGCGGTCCGACAAGCAGGCCGCGCTCATGGGATGGGGGCGGCCGCTCGAAGAGGGGCTGCGCATCGAGGCCGAGCTGGGGCAGTATGCCATTCGCAGTCGCGACATCATCGAAGGTGCTCTGTCGTTCGCGCAAAAGCGGAAACCGAACTTCACGCAAGATGATTAG
- a CDS encoding ATP-binding cassette domain-containing protein: MTTATPERLDDEHSGQEKTPRTLVATEKLTKYFPVRSGLLARKTELLRAVDGVSLRVRRGETMGLVGESGCGKSTLGRLILRLIEPTYGRVVYDGRDIGNYTAAEMRPLRRKMQIIFQDPYSSLNPRMTVHDIVAEAIRIHKLAASRSDETHMVVDLLKKVGLRPDVLRRYPHEFSGGQRQRIGIARALAVQPEFIVCDEPISALDVSIQAQIINLLMELQEELGLSYLFISHDLRVVEHVSHRVSVMYLGKIVEQGPADQVYENALHPYTNALLAAVPDPDPAKKRLRLVLEGDVPSPIAPPEGCSFHPRCPRIVKGTCDKEIPPLDELTPGSGHRVACWNPHGGKKP, translated from the coding sequence ATGACCACCGCCACGCCGGAACGCCTCGATGACGAGCATTCGGGGCAAGAAAAGACGCCGCGCACCTTGGTAGCGACGGAAAAGCTCACCAAGTACTTCCCCGTGCGCAGCGGCCTGCTCGCCCGCAAGACCGAGCTCCTGCGCGCGGTGGACGGCGTCTCCCTTCGCGTGCGGCGCGGCGAGACGATGGGGCTCGTCGGCGAGAGCGGATGCGGCAAAAGCACGCTCGGGCGCCTCATTCTGCGGCTCATCGAACCGACCTACGGACGCGTCGTCTACGACGGGCGCGACATCGGGAACTACACGGCCGCGGAGATGCGTCCGCTCCGGCGCAAGATGCAGATCATCTTCCAGGATCCGTACTCGAGCCTGAATCCGCGCATGACGGTGCACGACATCGTGGCGGAGGCGATCCGCATTCACAAATTGGCGGCCTCGCGCTCCGACGAGACGCACATGGTCGTGGACCTGCTCAAAAAGGTGGGACTGCGCCCCGACGTGCTCCGGCGCTACCCGCACGAGTTTTCCGGCGGGCAACGGCAACGCATCGGCATCGCGCGCGCGCTCGCCGTGCAGCCCGAGTTCATCGTGTGCGACGAGCCAATCAGCGCGCTCGACGTGTCGATTCAGGCGCAGATCATCAACCTGCTCATGGAGCTGCAGGAGGAGCTCGGCCTCTCGTACCTGTTCATCTCGCACGATCTCCGCGTGGTCGAGCACGTGAGCCACCGCGTGTCGGTCATGTACCTCGGAAAGATCGTCGAACAGGGACCGGCCGACCAGGTTTACGAGAACGCCCTGCACCCGTACACCAACGCGCTGCTCGCGGCGGTGCCCGATCCCGATCCGGCGAAGAAGCGACTGCGCCTGGTGCTCGAAGGCGACGTGCCCTCCCCCATTGCACCGCCCGAGGGCTGCTCGTTCCATCCGCGATGCCCGCGCATCGTGAAGGGCACGTGCGACAAAGAGATCCCGCCGCTCGACGAGCTCACGCCGGGCAGCGGGCACCGCGTGGCGTGCTGGAATCCACATGGGGGAAAGAAGCCATGA
- a CDS encoding ABC transporter ATP-binding protein translates to MALSTPPLLRVRDLVTSFRTEHGAVRAVDGVSFDIGPGQTVGVVGESGCGKSVTALSLLRLIPSPPGTIESGSIELRGMDLLRLTEREMRDVRGNEISMVFQEPMTSLNPVYTVGAQIVEAILLHQKVSRREAYDRTRELLRHVGISSPDTNVDAYPHQLSGGMRQRVMIAMALACRPALLIADEPTTALDVTIQAQILELIHQLQGELGMSILLITHDLGVIAEYTEHVIVMYAGRIVESGPVRQVLGRPRHPYTHGLMASVPRLAARKGPRDKQARLARLPTIEGMVPDLRHLPSGCRFADRCKLVIDACREKEPELLPVGSEEQFARCIRWQEVGA, encoded by the coding sequence ATGGCGCTTTCCACGCCCCCATTGCTTCGCGTGCGCGACCTCGTGACGAGCTTTCGAACCGAGCACGGGGCCGTGCGGGCGGTGGACGGCGTCTCCTTCGACATCGGCCCCGGGCAAACCGTGGGGGTCGTCGGCGAGAGCGGATGCGGCAAGAGCGTGACGGCCCTTTCCCTGCTGCGGCTCATCCCATCGCCGCCCGGAACCATCGAGTCCGGCTCCATCGAGCTGCGCGGCATGGACCTTTTGCGCCTGACCGAGCGCGAAATGCGCGATGTGCGCGGCAACGAGATCTCCATGGTTTTCCAGGAGCCGATGACCAGCCTGAACCCCGTCTACACGGTGGGCGCGCAGATCGTCGAGGCCATCCTGCTGCATCAAAAGGTGTCACGCCGGGAAGCCTACGATCGCACGCGCGAGCTTCTGCGCCACGTGGGCATCTCGTCGCCGGACACCAACGTCGATGCGTACCCGCACCAGCTCTCGGGCGGGATGCGCCAGCGCGTGATGATCGCCATGGCGCTCGCCTGCCGCCCTGCCCTTCTCATCGCGGACGAACCGACGACGGCGCTGGACGTCACCATTCAGGCGCAGATCCTCGAGCTGATTCACCAGCTGCAGGGCGAGCTCGGAATGAGCATCCTGCTGATCACGCACGACCTGGGCGTCATTGCAGAATACACGGAACACGTCATCGTCATGTACGCCGGGCGCATCGTGGAGAGCGGGCCCGTGCGCCAGGTGCTGGGCAGGCCGAGGCATCCGTACACGCACGGCCTGATGGCGAGCGTCCCGCGGCTGGCCGCACGCAAGGGCCCGCGCGACAAGCAAGCCCGCCTCGCGCGCCTGCCGACCATCGAGGGCATGGTGCCCGATCTGCGCCACCTGCCCAGCGGGTGCCGTTTCGCCGACCGCTGCAAGCTGGTCATCGACGCCTGCCGCGAGAAAGAACCGGAGCTTCTCCCCGTCGGTAGTGAGGAACAATTTGCGCGGTGCATCCGCTGGCAAGAGGTGGGTGCATGA
- a CDS encoding pyruvate dehydrogenase complex dihydrolipoamide acetyltransferase, translating to MAKILDMPKLSPTMEEGVLTAWHKKEGDEVNVDDLLAEVETDKATMEFRAFDKGVLLKLLVADGAEVKLGQPVAILGKAGEDVSALLSQVGSSAPAAADKAAEKPAAEKPAAAPAPAAADKAAAAAGASVEVPQQAQAQGPVPPPVSVPREKGSALDRTEREGNGRSRAHASAGRIFASPYVRRAARERGIDLQGAQGSGPGGRVVAKDLDTMASRPAAAPASANGHAVHAPAAPAAPGYAEPEVRPLSMMRKTIARRLTESKKNVPHFYLTIDVDVEKLVAFREQINAELEAAAKKAKTEEKPAKVSVNDLLVKACAVALGRVPECNAQFTPEAILVHKRIDISVAVAVPEGLVTPVVRNADQKSVVAISSEVRELAGRAKAKKLKAEEMQDGTFSISNLGMFGIDAFSAVINPPEGAILAVGKVREEPVVREGQVVPGKKLAMTLSCDHRVVDGAVGAAFLAELRSLLEHPMRIVTG from the coding sequence ATGGCCAAAATTCTCGATATGCCGAAGCTCTCCCCGACCATGGAGGAAGGGGTCCTCACCGCGTGGCACAAGAAAGAAGGCGACGAGGTCAACGTCGACGACTTGCTCGCCGAGGTGGAAACCGACAAGGCCACGATGGAGTTTCGCGCCTTCGACAAGGGCGTGCTGTTGAAGCTTCTCGTTGCCGACGGCGCCGAAGTGAAGTTGGGCCAGCCGGTGGCGATCCTCGGCAAGGCCGGCGAAGACGTCTCGGCGCTGCTCTCGCAAGTTGGCTCGAGCGCGCCGGCCGCAGCCGACAAAGCGGCGGAGAAGCCTGCCGCCGAGAAGCCTGCCGCAGCACCGGCGCCCGCAGCAGCCGACAAAGCTGCAGCGGCCGCAGGGGCGAGCGTCGAAGTCCCGCAGCAAGCGCAGGCGCAGGGGCCCGTCCCGCCGCCGGTTTCGGTTCCGCGCGAGAAAGGCTCCGCACTGGATCGCACCGAGCGCGAAGGCAATGGCCGCAGCCGGGCGCACGCCTCGGCGGGGCGCATCTTCGCCTCACCGTACGTGCGGCGTGCGGCGCGTGAGCGCGGGATCGATCTGCAAGGTGCGCAGGGCTCCGGCCCCGGCGGCCGCGTGGTCGCGAAGGATCTCGACACCATGGCTTCGCGTCCGGCGGCTGCACCTGCCAGCGCCAACGGCCACGCGGTGCATGCCCCCGCGGCACCGGCCGCTCCGGGATATGCCGAGCCGGAGGTGCGACCGCTGTCGATGATGCGCAAGACCATTGCGCGCCGTCTCACCGAGTCGAAGAAGAACGTCCCGCACTTCTACTTGACCATCGACGTCGACGTCGAAAAGCTCGTCGCGTTCCGCGAGCAGATCAACGCGGAGCTCGAGGCGGCGGCCAAGAAGGCAAAGACCGAGGAAAAGCCGGCGAAGGTCAGCGTGAACGACCTTCTCGTCAAGGCCTGCGCCGTCGCCCTCGGACGCGTGCCCGAGTGCAATGCGCAGTTCACCCCCGAGGCCATCCTCGTGCACAAGCGCATCGACATCTCCGTCGCCGTGGCGGTGCCGGAAGGACTCGTCACCCCCGTCGTGCGCAACGCCGACCAGAAGAGCGTCGTGGCCATCAGCAGCGAGGTGCGCGAGCTCGCCGGGCGCGCCAAGGCCAAGAAGCTCAAGGCCGAGGAGATGCAGGACGGCACCTTCTCCATCTCGAACCTGGGCATGTTCGGCATCGATGCCTTCTCCGCCGTCATCAACCCGCCCGAGGGTGCCATCCTCGCCGTGGGCAAGGTTCGCGAGGAGCCCGTGGTTCGCGAAGGGCAAGTCGTCCCGGGCAAGAAGCTCGCGATGACGCTCTCCTGCGATCACCGTGTGGTCGACGGCGCCGTGGGCGCGGCCTTCCTGGCCGAGCTGCGCAGCTTGCTCGAGCACCCGATGCGCATCGTTACGGGGTAA
- a CDS encoding DNRLRE domain-containing protein, with protein sequence MKLRACLLCLASLAFGVLAGCVARPRMCVASSECGARQSCVVGRCQDSTGVPLIQKKEVRRLVLEPVAIGYVQRGRAASEGALPPIFTLGRSAGGDSRLYLRFAVPPAVAKDTAILEAYVLLDRSLAVQPDPTPIVLHAARVVTPWDPRSISWSYQPRIEDASAGGSPATRVVPAARHVVRVDVRDIVQRWRSRDARDQGIVIVADNSTEVGMAFALASGGSSGGSSAGSSGAGNAGGGSGAEAADSAPSMSPRLELYLAPEPAR encoded by the coding sequence ATGAAGCTTCGAGCTTGCCTGCTTTGCCTGGCGTCTCTCGCGTTCGGGGTCCTGGCCGGGTGTGTTGCCCGCCCGCGCATGTGCGTAGCCTCGAGCGAGTGCGGCGCGCGGCAATCGTGCGTGGTGGGGCGCTGCCAGGATTCCACCGGCGTGCCGCTGATTCAGAAGAAGGAGGTGCGGCGCCTGGTTCTCGAGCCGGTGGCGATTGGCTACGTCCAGCGCGGTCGGGCTGCCAGCGAAGGCGCGCTTCCTCCGATTTTCACCCTGGGGCGCTCGGCGGGCGGTGATTCGCGCCTCTACTTGCGCTTTGCCGTTCCGCCCGCGGTCGCCAAGGATACGGCCATTTTGGAGGCGTACGTGCTCTTGGATCGGTCCCTGGCGGTGCAGCCCGATCCGACGCCCATCGTTCTTCACGCGGCCCGGGTGGTGACGCCGTGGGATCCGCGCTCCATCTCGTGGTCGTACCAACCGCGCATCGAGGATGCGTCGGCCGGAGGCTCGCCGGCCACGCGCGTGGTGCCTGCCGCCCGCCATGTGGTGCGGGTCGACGTTCGTGACATCGTGCAGCGCTGGCGTTCGCGCGACGCCCGCGACCAGGGCATCGTCATCGTGGCGGACAACTCGACCGAGGTCGGAATGGCGTTTGCACTGGCTTCAGGTGGGAGCTCGGGTGGGAGCTCCGCTGGGAGCTCGGGAGCGGGGAATGCGGGGGGAGGCTCAGGTGCTGAGGCAGCGGACTCCGCACCATCGATGTCTCCGAGGCTCGAGCTTTACTTGGCGCCAGAGCCGGCCCGCTAA
- a CDS encoding pyruvate dehydrogenase complex E1 component subunit beta encodes MARNIRFREALREAMIEEMERDDRVFLMGEEVGHYQGAYKVSEGMLDKFGDKRVIDTPIAEGGFAGIGIGAAMVGLRPIVEFMTWNFSAVAFDQILNNAAKLRQMSGGQFNCPIVFRGPNASAKQVGSQHSHAMEHFYATIPGIKVVAPAYPADAKGLMKAAIRDDNPVLVMESETLYSVKGDVPDDQDAIPFGKANVVRQGTDLTLVAYSRMTLVAMEAAAALEKEGISVEVVDLRSLRPLDEDTIVDSVEKTHRCVVVHEGFPYGGVGAEVADRIQRLAFDALDAPVLRVTTLDVGMPYNAKLEQLCIPQPDRVIAAAKRVLYRGQA; translated from the coding sequence ATGGCCCGGAACATTCGATTTCGAGAAGCGCTTCGTGAAGCAATGATCGAGGAGATGGAGCGCGACGATCGCGTCTTTCTCATGGGAGAAGAAGTGGGGCACTACCAAGGCGCCTACAAGGTCTCCGAGGGAATGCTCGACAAGTTCGGCGACAAGCGCGTCATCGACACACCGATCGCCGAGGGCGGCTTCGCCGGCATCGGCATCGGCGCCGCGATGGTGGGCCTGCGCCCCATCGTGGAATTCATGACGTGGAACTTCTCCGCCGTCGCGTTCGACCAGATTTTGAACAACGCGGCCAAGCTGCGGCAGATGTCCGGCGGGCAATTCAATTGCCCCATCGTCTTCCGCGGGCCGAACGCCAGCGCGAAGCAGGTGGGCAGCCAACATAGCCACGCGATGGAGCACTTCTACGCGACCATCCCGGGCATCAAGGTGGTGGCGCCGGCGTACCCGGCGGATGCGAAGGGGCTGATGAAGGCCGCCATCCGCGACGACAACCCGGTGCTGGTGATGGAGTCGGAGACGCTCTACTCGGTCAAGGGCGACGTGCCCGACGATCAAGACGCGATTCCGTTCGGCAAGGCAAACGTGGTGCGCCAGGGCACGGATCTGACCTTGGTCGCCTACTCGCGCATGACGCTGGTGGCGATGGAAGCGGCGGCGGCGCTCGAGAAGGAAGGCATCTCGGTCGAGGTCGTCGATTTGCGTTCGCTCCGTCCGCTCGACGAGGACACCATCGTCGACTCGGTGGAGAAGACCCACCGCTGCGTGGTCGTGCACGAGGGATTCCCCTACGGCGGCGTCGGTGCGGAAGTGGCCGATCGCATTCAGCGTCTGGCGTTCGATGCGCTCGATGCTCCGGTGTTGCGCGTAACCACGCTCGACGTGGGCATGCCGTACAACGCCAAACTGGAACAACTTTGCATTCCGCAGCCGGACCGCGTCATCGCGGCGGCGAAGCGCGTGCTCTATCGCGGGCAGGCCTGA
- the pdhA gene encoding pyruvate dehydrogenase (acetyl-transferring) E1 component subunit alpha — MAQTNSHTHPIQSVESASPRDVPGAKGGTGGTQAPKAGAGIEHLVALYRQMFLIRRIEEEAARAYAQGKIGGFLHLYIGQEAVGVGAMAALQPDDYVITTYRDHGIALAKGMSPNALMAELWGKGTGCSKGLGGSMHMFDKATNMLGGYGIVGGHIPLAAGVAFASKYRNDKRVTLCFFGEGAVSIAGFHEGVSLAALWKLPIVFICENNEYSMGTPMSRTMSVEDVTSKAVGYGIPSDRFFADDVLEVEERIRQAVDRARETSMPTLVEVRTYRFRGHSMSDPAKYRTAAELEDRKKKDPVIRTRAKLLSEGYEEKRIEALEAEVEAEVMAAVKFAEESPEPDPSLLEATTYDGPFAS; from the coding sequence ATGGCCCAAACAAACTCCCACACCCATCCCATTCAATCCGTCGAATCTGCATCGCCTCGCGATGTGCCCGGAGCCAAGGGTGGCACCGGTGGCACACAGGCCCCGAAGGCCGGGGCGGGCATCGAACACCTGGTCGCCTTGTATCGGCAGATGTTCCTCATCCGCCGCATCGAGGAAGAGGCTGCGCGCGCGTACGCGCAGGGCAAAATCGGTGGCTTCCTCCACCTGTACATCGGACAAGAGGCGGTCGGCGTCGGGGCCATGGCGGCTCTCCAACCCGACGATTACGTCATCACGACGTACCGCGATCACGGCATCGCGCTGGCGAAGGGCATGAGCCCGAATGCGCTGATGGCGGAGCTCTGGGGCAAGGGGACCGGGTGCTCGAAGGGGCTCGGTGGTTCGATGCACATGTTCGACAAAGCGACGAACATGCTCGGCGGCTACGGCATCGTCGGTGGTCACATCCCGCTGGCTGCGGGCGTGGCCTTCGCCTCGAAGTACCGCAACGACAAACGCGTCACCCTCTGCTTCTTCGGCGAGGGCGCGGTGTCGATTGCCGGCTTCCACGAGGGCGTCTCGCTGGCGGCACTCTGGAAGCTGCCCATCGTCTTCATCTGTGAGAACAACGAGTACTCGATGGGCACGCCCATGTCGCGCACGATGAGCGTCGAGGACGTGACCTCGAAGGCCGTCGGCTATGGCATTCCGAGCGACCGCTTCTTCGCCGACGACGTGCTCGAAGTCGAGGAGCGCATTCGCCAAGCCGTCGACCGCGCGCGCGAAACGTCGATGCCGACGTTGGTGGAAGTCCGCACGTACCGCTTCCGCGGTCACTCGATGAGCGATCCGGCCAAGTACCGCACCGCTGCGGAGCTCGAAGACCGCAAGAAGAAGGATCCCGTCATCCGCACCCGCGCCAAGCTGCTGAGCGAGGGCTACGAGGAAAAGCGCATCGAGGCCTTGGAGGCCGAGGTGGAAGCCGAGGTGATGGCCGCGGTGAAGTTCGCGGAGGAGAGCCCGGAGCCGGACCCGTCGCTGCTCGAAGCAACGACGTACGACGGTCCTTTCGCGAGTTAG